In Halomicrobium zhouii, the sequence TCCGGTCGTCGGGGAGCGCGCGCCTGGGCAACACCTGCAACTCCGGTTCGTACTCGACGGTGGCCTCGACGCCGAAGACGTCGGCCAGCAACTGCTCGGTGACGACGTCCTCTGGCGGGCCCCAGTCGTACAGTTGCCCGTCGCGCAGCGCGATGAGGTAGTCGGCGAACCGGGCCGCCTGGGCGACGTCGTGGAGGACGACGGCGACGGTGACGTCGGTCCGCTCGTTGAGCTGGCGGACGGTCTCGAGCACCTTGAACTGGTTGTGCAGGTCCAGGAAGGTAGTGGGTTCGTCGAGCAGCAGGACGTCGGTGTCCTGGGCGAGCACCATCGCGATCCAGGCGAGCTGTTTCTGGCCGCCCGAGAGCTGGCCGACCTCGGAGTTCCGGAGGTGCTGGACGCCGGCCATCTCCAGGGCCCGCTCGACGGCCTCGCGGTCGGCCTCGGTGACGCTCTCGAAGAACCCCCGGTGAGGGTACCGGCCGTGGTAGGCCAGGTCCTCGACGGTGATGGTGCCTGGCGACTCGTTCTCCTGGGAGAGGACGCCCAGCGCGCGTGCC encodes:
- a CDS encoding ABC transporter ATP-binding protein yields the protein MAQRDAAHESDHDRITDTNDVAVESAVVADELQLSYPSAEETIVDVARLDVPEGAVTALVGPNGSGKSTLLKGLSNHLAPDQGDVRLWGDSVDSFGDKELARALGVLSQENESPGTITVEDLAYHGRYPHRGFFESVTEADREAVERALEMAGVQHLRNSEVGQLSGGQKQLAWIAMVLAQDTDVLLLDEPTTFLDLHNQFKVLETVRQLNERTDVTVAVVLHDVAQAARFADYLIALRDGQLYDWGPPEDVVTEQLLADVFGVEATVEYEPELQVLPRRALPDDRN